Part of the Bacillus sp. N1-1 genome, ATCTGTTTTCACATTTAGTTTTTTTACCAGTGCTTCTACGTCCTTATTTGCCTGCTGATTCTGCAAGACATTGTTCTTCGAGAGTTTGTCCAGGCTGGAAAGAATCATATTTTCTCTTACAGAATGACCGAGCACCAGCCCCTGCGAACGGCGGTCTTCCGGTACGAGTCCCAACCCTTTTCGAATGGCCTCCTTAGGTGAAGAAAAGGAAACTTTTTCACCACGGACATTCACTTCTCCTCCAGTTACTGGGTCCACTCCAAAAATGGCACGAACTGTTTCAGACCTTCCACTACCCATCAGTCCTGCCAAACCGAGAATTTCACCCCCATGTAGAGAAAAACTAACATTTTTAACACGGGAACCGGATTGAAGATTTTTCACTTCTAGCAAAGGTTTCCGGCCTTCTTTTTTCGGTCTCTCTATCCACTCAAAGGATTTAACCATGTTGCCTCCAATGATATGATCAATCAGCTCTTCCATTGTTATTTCCGAGCAGGGAGTCGTTATGACATTCGCTCCATTTCTTAGAACGCTAATTCGATCACATACTTGAAAGATTTCATCCATGCGGTGGGAAATATATATAATAGTGATTCCAGATTTTTTTAACTGATCAATCAGAGAGAATAGCACTTCTGTCTCTGTTTTTGTCAAAGTAGAAGTTGGCTCATCCATAATTAATATTTTTGTGTTTATGGAGAGTGCTTTTGCAATTTCTGTCATCTGCCAATATCCAACACTAAGATTTTCAACTAAATCTTTCGGTGAAATAGAGAGCCCCATATCGTCAATAATGCGCTGGCTGTCTTTAATCATTTTTTTATCGTCGATCAATCCCAAAGATGTGCGTGGTTCGCGATGTAGAAAAATATTCTGAGCGACGGTCAATTTTGGAATAAGGCTGAATTCCTGAAAAATCATTGATACGCCCGCCTCTTGAGCGTCGCGAGGGTTTTCCAGGTCCACTTTTGAATCCTCTATTTCAATCGTTCCATTATCAAGCTGATAAACCCCAGTTAATATCTTCATCAATGTAGATTTTCCAGCCCCGTTTCCGCCCATCAAGGCATGGACTTCTCCAGCTTTTACATTAAAATTCACTTTATCGAGCACTGTGTTACCATTAAATCCTTTTTCAATTTCCTTCATTCGGAGTATTGTATTGCCCATACTTACAGCTCCTTTGCTTTGCGTAAAGCAAGTAAAGTTTTTATTTCATTGATAAAGACTTTGTAATTTCCCATTGATTGTTAGCTGCAGAACGAAGAATAGCATCGCTTACTTCACTGATTCTATGTCCTTCTAAGAAACTTGGTTGACAGGATGTATCCAGCTGGAGAGCTTGTAGAAAATCGTGCATCTCCACCATTTTCACTTCACTATAGCCGATACCTAATCCTGGAATTGGCCACAGTCCATCTCCGTATGGATGGGCAGCTCCTGTATAAATTGTTTTATAACCGCGGCGGTCATCAGGATCTTCCGAAAAACAAACCTGCAGCTCGTCTCTCCTTTCATAGTTAAAATAAAGAGAGCCTTTTTCCCCGTGAATTTCAAATGTCAAATAATTGTGACGACCCCAGGCGTTTCTTGTAGCCTCCAAACTTCCAACTGCTCCATTTTCGAAACGGAGCAGTGTCATCAACTGATCATCTACATCTACTGGGCCTTTCTTACAACTATCAGCTTTAATGTTTCCTAGAGAGTCTGCAACCGCACCTTGAATGGGACGCTCTTTAACCCATGTTTTTGTCATCGCCATGACCTGTTCGATATCAGCTACTAAATAATGCGCTAAATCAATAATGTGGGTCCCGATATCACCTAGCGCGCCAGATCCGGCCAATGATTCCTGGAAACGCCAGGAAAGTGGAGAGTCAGGATTGGCGGACCAATCCTGCAAATATGTGCCGCGAAAAGAGAGTATACGGCCAATTTCTCCATCTTCAATGTATTTTTTAGCTAGTGCAACAGCTGGCGTTTTCCGGTAATTAAAAGCTACCTGGTGCTTCACTCCTGCTTTCTCTACAGCACGCAACATTCGCCTTGTTTCTTCAGAATTTCTACCAAGCGGCTTTTCACAAATGATATGCTTTCCGGCTTCGGCCGCTGCTACGGCCATTTCCTCATGCAGATGGTTTGGGGTGACAATATCAACAATATCTATCTCTTTATCGTCTATAATCTCTTGCCAGCTATCCGTATAAGAAGCAAACCCCAGTTTGTGAGCAGCCGCCTTTGCTGATTCCATTGACACATCTGCTATTTTATATTTTTCCAGAATGATACCATCATCAAAAAACATAGGTGCTGCTGTCATAGCGAGTGAATGTGCCTTCGCCATAAACCCGCCGCCAATCATTCCTACCTTTAGCTTTTTCATGATCAAAACTCCCTCATTTTTTTTCCATTTCCCCTTGAATCTCTGGTGGAACTTCCTCGTTATACACAAGCTCCCATGATTCAATCAGGTTATTCCGCGTTACTTCTAGAGGTGGAACCGCAACATAAGGAGGTGCTTCCTTATCCAACAGAGCGTATCCGGCAAGAATAGCTTCTGCCACTCCCTGGTCATAGGGAAGCTGCGCACCGATACCTTTAATATTTTGATCACGTGCCATATCAAGCGCTACCCCTGAACCGAGGTCAATTGTAGTAATAACCAGGTCTTTCAATACTGCTGTACGCGCAGCCGCCAAAGCTCCTTCTGCAGGTACGTCCCATACTACAAATAACCCATCCAAATCAGCATTCCGCGTTAACATGGCGTTGGCTACTCGCTCTCCATCTTCCGGATCCCCTATCCCTTCACGTTCGACAATTTTAATGTCAGGGTATTCTTCGTTGATTGTCTTTTCAAATGCCTCTACCCTTTGTGCAGTTACAAAATAGTCAGCATCATGATAAATGACTCCTATTTCTCCTTCCTCTCCAAGCTCCTCTGCCATGCTATGAGCAGCAATGACACCATTTCCATAGTTATCCGCAGAGACAACGCTTACATAATCTTCTCCAGGAGAAAATCCTTTAGGTACATTGTCCATAAATACCAGTTCAACACCAGCCTCTTCTGCCTTTCGGTATGCACTGGCCGTGGACACTGGGTCTACCGGAACACTGATGAGAACATCCGGGTCTCTTGCAAGCAGCGTTTCGATATCAGAGGCCTGTTTTTCTACGCTAAATTGTCCATCTGTCACCGCGATGACCTCAATTCCCATTTTTGCAAAAGTCTCCTTTAACCCATCAATCTGAGCTCGGGACCAGTCATTTCCTGCATAATGCATCGCTATAGCAGCTGTATAGTCTCCTTCACTGATCTCTTCCGCTTCCTCCACACTCAGTTCAAGTGAATGAGCAGATACTGCCTGTTCTCCTTGAGGTCCTTCGCTATATATCTTTGATTCCGGAATATCAGGGTTAATCCGGATCGGTTCTGAAGCAACATCCATTTCTATATCTTTTGAGACAATCTCGTCACCGCTGCCTTTTTGTGCATTACACCCAGCCACTAAGAGTATGAATAATACAAACAATCCTGCAACGAACTTTGTTCTCATATTCCTCCCCCCTTAATAATCCAAAGAGAAATACTTTGAGTTAGAGGAGAAATCATTTTACCTTCTCCCACCTGCGTGACTCCGCGGAAGCTAACACGGCTTCACAAACTTGGTCTACCTTATAAGCCTCACTAAATGAAGTCGAAGGCTGCTTTTTGTCAGCAATCGCTTTCAAAAAATCGTAGCTTTCAATTGTTTTCAACTCACCATACCCAATATTCATACCAGGGATATTCCATGTCACTTCCCCATAAGAATGCGCAGGGCCCGTATAAATCGTTTTAAATCCTCGTCGGTCCTCTGGGTCCCCTGAGAAACTTACTTGGAGTTCATTTAAGCGCTCGTAATTGAACAGGATCGACCCCTTCGTTCCATGCACTTCTACAGTAATGTAGTTGTTTCGACCCCAAGCATTCCGAGTAGCCTCTATACTTCCAACAGCTCCATTTTTAAAATTGACAAGAAACGATGCCTCATCATCTACATCCACCGGTTCTTTTGCTGCGTCAGGATCTACTTTCACAGTTCCAAGCAGGTCTGCTCCACCCTCCTGTACAGGTCTTTCCTTAATGAAGGTTCTAACGTTTGACACTACCTCTTCAATATCTCCGGCTAAGTACTGTGCTATATCTATAACGTGAGTCCCAATATCTCCTAATGCTCCTGCCCCTGCATATTTTTTCTGAAATCTCCAGGATAAAGGTGAATCGGGATCTGC contains:
- a CDS encoding Gfo/Idh/MocA family oxidoreductase gives rise to the protein MKNIKIGLIGAGFMGKAHVVGYSNVPKLFWPAPAVPELKTVCDIDEETAKDAKGRFGFKEWTTDWRDIINDPEIDAVSICTPNDSHAKISIAALEAGKHVLCEKPISNNPEDAKAMADAAAQVSSDGIIAMCAYQYRRVPAVVQAKKLIEDGSIGDILNIRTTYLQSWSADPDSPLSWRFQKKYAGAGALGDIGTHVIDIAQYLAGDIEEVVSNVRTFIKERPVQEGGADLLGTVKVDPDAAKEPVDVDDEASFLVNFKNGAVGSIEATRNAWGRNNYITVEVHGTKGSILFNYERLNELQVSFSGDPEDRRGFKTIYTGPAHSYGEVTWNIPGMNIGYGELKTIESYDFLKAIADKKQPSTSFSEAYKVDQVCEAVLASAESRRWEKVK
- a CDS encoding Gfo/Idh/MocA family oxidoreductase, with protein sequence MKKLKVGMIGGGFMAKAHSLAMTAAPMFFDDGIILEKYKIADVSMESAKAAAHKLGFASYTDSWQEIIDDKEIDIVDIVTPNHLHEEMAVAAAEAGKHIICEKPLGRNSEETRRMLRAVEKAGVKHQVAFNYRKTPAVALAKKYIEDGEIGRILSFRGTYLQDWSANPDSPLSWRFQESLAGSGALGDIGTHIIDLAHYLVADIEQVMAMTKTWVKERPIQGAVADSLGNIKADSCKKGPVDVDDQLMTLLRFENGAVGSLEATRNAWGRHNYLTFEIHGEKGSLYFNYERRDELQVCFSEDPDDRRGYKTIYTGAAHPYGDGLWPIPGLGIGYSEVKMVEMHDFLQALQLDTSCQPSFLEGHRISEVSDAILRSAANNQWEITKSLSMK
- a CDS encoding substrate-binding domain-containing protein, with translation MRTKFVAGLFVLFILLVAGCNAQKGSGDEIVSKDIEMDVASEPIRINPDIPESKIYSEGPQGEQAVSAHSLELSVEEAEEISEGDYTAAIAMHYAGNDWSRAQIDGLKETFAKMGIEVIAVTDGQFSVEKQASDIETLLARDPDVLISVPVDPVSTASAYRKAEEAGVELVFMDNVPKGFSPGEDYVSVVSADNYGNGVIAAHSMAEELGEEGEIGVIYHDADYFVTAQRVEAFEKTINEEYPDIKIVEREGIGDPEDGERVANAMLTRNADLDGLFVVWDVPAEGALAAARTAVLKDLVITTIDLGSGVALDMARDQNIKGIGAQLPYDQGVAEAILAGYALLDKEAPPYVAVPPLEVTRNNLIESWELVYNEEVPPEIQGEMEKK
- a CDS encoding sugar ABC transporter ATP-binding protein, yielding MGNTILRMKEIEKGFNGNTVLDKVNFNVKAGEVHALMGGNGAGKSTLMKILTGVYQLDNGTIEIEDSKVDLENPRDAQEAGVSMIFQEFSLIPKLTVAQNIFLHREPRTSLGLIDDKKMIKDSQRIIDDMGLSISPKDLVENLSVGYWQMTEIAKALSINTKILIMDEPTSTLTKTETEVLFSLIDQLKKSGITIIYISHRMDEIFQVCDRISVLRNGANVITTPCSEITMEELIDHIIGGNMVKSFEWIERPKKEGRKPLLEVKNLQSGSRVKNVSFSLHGGEILGLAGLMGSGRSETVRAIFGVDPVTGGEVNVRGEKVSFSSPKEAIRKGLGLVPEDRRSQGLVLGHSVRENMILSSLDKLSKNNVLQNQQANKDVEALVKKLNVKTDNTQKTISLLSGGNQQKVVLAKWLLNDTEILLLDEPTSGVDIGAKIEIIEIIRELADAGKAVLVVSSEMTELLAMSDRVLIMKDGEVTSSIERKDIKGEEDVERAIQGER